Proteins co-encoded in one Tursiops truncatus isolate mTurTru1 chromosome 17, mTurTru1.mat.Y, whole genome shotgun sequence genomic window:
- the SLC7A13 gene encoding LOW QUALITY PROTEIN: solute carrier family 7 member 13 (The sequence of the model RefSeq protein was modified relative to this genomic sequence to represent the inferred CDS: inserted 4 bases in 3 codons; deleted 2 bases in 1 codon; substituted 1 base at 1 genomic stop codon) — protein MDAERKIQLKSVFGYSWGTSFLINIIVNLIGVGIFVAPKGVLKYSCMNVGLSLCIWAGCAVLSIMTSLCSAEIGITFPCCGVHYYCLKKCFGNLISFLNLWITLFLGPGLAASQSPLLTGYSIQPFPPSCCAPKLLKKCLAPAILWIVGILNFRGVKEVTXLQISSTVLKMAILGLISLSGGVLLVRGRKQNLXNSFGAEFPEASQFTEAVFQGYFSYSGGGYSMYIAGELKKPRKTILKCIFIAFPLVTIVYLLVNISYLTVLTPKEILSSDAVALTWTDRVIPSLTWVIPFGISASLFSNLLINVFESSRVIYIAGQEGQLPLLFNVLNIYSSPFMSVLLLVIMVSIVVVLTNPIDLINYLYIVVSIWSALSMTGILKLRYQKPNLPRPYKVFLPFLLVAIAISLCLVLIPLVKSPHMCYIYVXLFILSGLLFYIPLIYXKLRLLWFEKMTCYLQLLFNICIPEVSDEQMSEVEVGTVK, from the exons ATGGATGCAGAGAGGAAGATACAGCTCAAGAGCGTATTTGGATATTCCTGGGGCACaagttttttaattaatataatt gttAATTTAATTGGAGTAGGCATTTTTGTGGCCCCCAAAGGGGTATTGAAGTACTCGTGCATGAACGTGGGGCTCTCCCTGTGCATCTGGGCTGGTTGTGCCGTATTGTCCATTATGACCTCTCTGTGCTCCGCAGAGATAGGTATAACTTTCCCATGCTGTGGAGTTCACTACTATTGTCTGAAGAAATGTTTTGGCAACCTGATCTCTTTCCTGAACCTCTGGATAACCTTGTTTCTGGGGCCAGGGCTAGCTGCCAGTCAGTCTCCGCTCCTCACTGGGTACAGCATCCAGCCTTTTCCTCCCAGCTGCTGTGCTCCAAAGCTGCTAAAGAAATGTCTGGCCCCGGCCATATTGTGGATTGTGGGAATCCTGAATTTTCGTGGTGTGAAAGAGGTGACTTGACTTCAGATATCCAGCACCGTGCTGAAAATGGCCATACTCGGCCTTATTTCCCTAAGCGGAGGAGTGTTGCTGGTGAGAGGGAGGAAGCAGAATCT GAACTCCTTCGGTGCTGAGTTTCCAGAAGCCTCCCAGTTTACAGAAGCTGTCTTCCAAggatatttttcatattcaggtggaggatactctatgtatataGCAG GGGAGCTGAAGAAACCCAGGAAGACAAttctaaaatgcatatttattgcATTCCCTCTGGTGACTATTGTTTATTTACTGGTTAACATTTCCTATCTGACTGTTCTGACACCCAAGGAAATTCTCTCTTCAG ATGCTGTGGCTCTCACATGGACTGATAGAGTTATCCCCTCATTAACATGGGTTATTCCTTTTGGTATTTCTGCCTCATTATTTAGCAACCTTCTGATTAATGTATTTGAATCATCAAGAGTAATATACATTGCAGGCCAAGAGGGCCAGCTGCCTTTGTTATTTAACGTGCTTAATATTTACTCCTCTCCATTTATGTCTGTGCTACTACTTGTCATTATGGTGTCCATCGTGGTTGTCTTGACAAACCCAATTGATTTGATAAACTATCTTTATATTGTAGTTTCTATTTGGTCTGCTTTATCAATGACAGGAATACTAAAACTGAGATACCAAAAGCCCAATCTACCTCGACCTTATAAG GTGTTTTTGCCATTTCTACTGGTAGCAATAGCTATCAGCCTGTGCTTGGTTTTGATACCTTTGGTGAAGTCTCCACATATGTGTTATATCTATG GTCTCTTTATTCTCAGTGGACTTCTGTTTTATATACCTTTAATAT CTAAATTGAGGTTGCTTTGGTTTGAGAAGATGACGTGTTATTTACAATTGCTGTTTAATATTTGCATCCCTGAAGTGTCTGATGAACAGATGTCAGAAGTAGAAGTAGGAACTGTGAAATAA